Below is a window of Janthinobacterium lividum DNA.
CGCCACGGACAAAAGCGGCGGCCAGCACTTCGGTTCGCGCCTGCTGTGGCTGCCAGATGGCACTTTGCTGATGAGCGTGGCCGATGGCGGCAATCCGCCGCTGCGCATCGGTGACCGCCTGGCGCGCGAGCAGGCGCAAAACCTGGCCACGCACCAGGGCTCCATCCTGCGCCTGACGGAAGAAGGCAAACCGGCGCCCGGCAGCCCGCTGGCAGCCAAGGGCGCCTTGCCGGAAATCTGGTCGTATGGCCACCGCAATGTGCAGGGGCTGGCGCTCGATCCCGTCTCGGGACGCGTGTGGGCCACGGAACACGGTCCGTACGGCGGCGATGAGCTGAACCTGGTGGTGGCGGGCGGCAACTACGGCTGGCCACTGCAAAGCTATGGCGCCGACTACACGACGCATGAACCTGTCGGCAAGCATGAAGTGGCGGGCATGATCAATCCGAGCGTGGCCTGGGTGCCGTCGCCGGCGCCGTCAGGGCTGGCCGTCTACACGGGCGACAAGATTGCCGCCTGGCGCGGCAGCATTTTCAGCGGCGGCCTGGCAGCCAAGGATATCCGCCGCATCGCCGTCGATGCGAACGGCAAGGTGACGGGGCAGGACCGCCTGGCCATCGGCGCGCGCGTGCGCGACGTGCGCCAGGGGCCGGACGGCTACCTGTACGCGCTGACCGATGAAGACAATGGCCGCTTGCTGCGCATCGTGCCGCAGTAACACGGCAGGCGCCCACTTCGCTTAAGATGGCGCCTTTACCTCATTCAAGGTGGCGGCATGGCCCGTGATACTTATGCATACCGGCACGTCGCCGTCGAATCGCGCGCCATCCATGGCCGCGTGGAAATCCGCCCGGTGCCTGGCCAGGCCTTTTCACCGGAGCTGGCCGTGCAGTGTTCGCGCCGCCTGGTCGACGTGCAGCGTTACCCGCTGGGCAGCCGCTTTTTACTCTTTGCCAAGCTGACGGACCGCCTGGGCGGCACGCCCTTCCTGTATGCGTATCACGGCGACGCGGACGTGGTGATGACGCCGGCCGAAGTGAGGAAATTCCT
It encodes the following:
- a CDS encoding PQQ-dependent sugar dehydrogenase; the encoded protein is MFQLRRTSILFAWALAVAPSAWAELQATGEPPAAKQQWKAITVAEGVRQPWGIAWLGEGRALVTSKQGTLHLLNGKTFTDVALEGMPKVFTGGQGGLLDIVLHPQDAGKAAPRVYMTVSTGSNDANRTTLVRGVFDGKKVTGIQTLFKVATDKSGGQHFGSRLLWLPDGTLLMSVADGGNPPLRIGDRLAREQAQNLATHQGSILRLTEEGKPAPGSPLAAKGALPEIWSYGHRNVQGLALDPVSGRVWATEHGPYGGDELNLVVAGGNYGWPLQSYGADYTTHEPVGKHEVAGMINPSVAWVPSPAPSGLAVYTGDKIAAWRGSIFSGGLAAKDIRRIAVDANGKVTGQDRLAIGARVRDVRQGPDGYLYALTDEDNGRLLRIVPQ